The sequence AGAAGGGGCAGCACAATTACAGAAAAAATTAACTGAACATACTCTAAAAGAAGTTAGTAAACTTCCCGTTAATCTTAGGATTTATTTTGCAGGTGGAAATCAAAAATTAATGTCCGATTGGCTGGGAAATCGCTATCAATATTATCCTCAAAGTAGTGGAGATTTAGGACAGCGTTTGCTTGCTGCATTAAAAGAAAGTTTTACTCAACAAATTGAAAGAATTCTTATCATTGGTATTGATTGTCCTGATCTCAATGCAGATTTAATCTATCGCGCTTTTCAAAAGTTGAAAGAAAATGATTTAGTTTTAGGAAAAGCAGAAGATGGTGGTTATTATTTAATTGGTTTATCTGGTTTTTATCCTCAATTATTCCAAGGAATTGATTGGGGAACTCATCTTGTTTTACAGCAAACGGTTGCAGTTGCAGAAACAATGGGATTAAGCATTAGCTATCTTCCTATATTAAATGATATTGATACCCCAGAAGATTTAGAAACAGTTCAGTTTCCTTGGGAATAAACAGTGACCAGTTTTTTCAGGAGATTCTCAGGTGAAAATGCAATGTTTAAACAAACCGTTAGTGATGTTATAACAAAGACGAGAGAATGGAAAAAATTAATCTCTCTGTGATTATTCCCGTATTAAATGAAGCAGAGACGATCGCGCAAACGGTAGAATATCTCCAAGCGCCAGCCATAGAAATTATTATTGTCGATGGGGGAAGTAGCGATCAAACGATTACAATCGCACAAGAAAAGGGCGTTAAAGTTATTTTATCTCCTGAACCAGGACGGGCGATACAAATGAATACGGGGGCGAAATATGCAACCACAGAGACGTTGTTATTTCTCCATGCGGATACCCAACTTCCTGAAAACTATCTTCAGTTAGTTGAAAAAACCTTAGCTAAACCGAAAACCATTGCGGGTGCATTTCCCTTAAAAATTAATGGTAAGAATCCATTATTACGGATAATTGAAAAAGGCGTGAATGCGCGATCGCGCTTTTTGGAAATGCCCTATGGTGATCAGGGAATTTTCCTAAGAAAAGAAACCTTTGAAAAAATGGGAGGCTTTCCTTTATTACCAATCATGGAAGATTTCCAATTCATCCGAAACCTGAAACAACAAGGAAAAATTCGCTTAGCACCAGGAAAAGCATTAACTTCCGCACGACGCTGGGAAAAGTTGGGAGTAATTAAAACAACGCTAATTAATCAGATGGTAATTATCGGTTATTTTTTGCGGATTCCTCCTACTGAGTTAAGACAATGGTATGGTGATTCACACATATTTTTTCAAGCCATAGCGATAAACTTGATTCGGATGATTACTGACCCTTACCATCGCAAGAATAGGAAACAAGAAGCTAGCAAAAAGAACAATAAAAACTAAGATAAAACCAACAGCAACCAGCATTAAGAGTAAAGAAACTAAGAATAAAATTAAAATATTAAGTTGAAAATTAATGGCTTCTTTTGCATTTTCTTTAACAATTTCATCATCCACTAAAACTAAGATCAAGATCGGCACTGCAATTGACATAACAGTCGAGGTTAATAAACTTGATCCATGACAAACGATGGATAACAGTTTTCGTTGTTCTTCTGTTGTAACATTCATGAAAGTGCAGGTTAATCAGTGGCTACTGCTATAGTCTAGCCCAGTTGCTCATTAAAACTAGGTTAAAAACCATTAGTCTATTGAGCTAACGATTGATTTGATGGGAAAAGCTACTCCTCTTTCAAAAATAATTTGGATTGCAATTCTCCTTTAATCCGATTCAAAATTGACGCTTCATCTAAAGAATCAAGAATATTTTTCACCACTGCTTTCGGTCCATCTAATCCCCAAGATGCCCCATTTGCCAAATATGTATTGCTAACATGACCGATGGCGTAAGAGGAAACCCCTGCAACTCCCGCTTGGGTAATCGCAACAGAAACATAAGGAATCAACGATGCACCCCCCGTAACAGAAGTCGAGATTCCTAACAGCCCTTTCAGCCCACTTAAGCCTAATGTGGTCAAGACTTCACTGGCGCTAATCCCTCCCATGCTAATGGCGATTTTCTGTAATAGCGCGATCGCTGCGGATTGGGTCATGGGAATCCCATATAATCGAGAGAGAGCTAAAATCATCGCCACATCTACCACCGCACCCGTAAACAAATCTAAAACTGTCACGGGATTTAACGCTACTGCAACCGCTTTCGTCATTACTGCTTTCCAGATTAATTCTTCCGCTGCTTCCGCGCGAATTTCCAGCTTACGGTGTAAAATTTGTTCATTGACCTCATCTGCATACAGCATCGTGTTGAGGGCGACCAGAGACTTTCCTTCGTGATGGAGAATCTCTAAAATTTTCCGTTTCAATTCCTGCACTTGTGGTGTTCCCTGCTGGGTTTTAAC comes from Halothece sp. PCC 7418 and encodes:
- a CDS encoding TIGR04282 family arsenosugar biosynthesis glycosyltransferase: MTQSSKETLIIFTRYPEAGKTKTRLISALGEEGAAQLQKKLTEHTLKEVSKLPVNLRIYFAGGNQKLMSDWLGNRYQYYPQSSGDLGQRLLAALKESFTQQIERILIIGIDCPDLNADLIYRAFQKLKENDLVLGKAEDGGYYLIGLSGFYPQLFQGIDWGTHLVLQQTVAVAETMGLSISYLPILNDIDTPEDLETVQFPWE
- a CDS encoding TIGR04283 family arsenosugar biosynthesis glycosyltransferase encodes the protein MEKINLSVIIPVLNEAETIAQTVEYLQAPAIEIIIVDGGSSDQTITIAQEKGVKVILSPEPGRAIQMNTGAKYATTETLLFLHADTQLPENYLQLVEKTLAKPKTIAGAFPLKINGKNPLLRIIEKGVNARSRFLEMPYGDQGIFLRKETFEKMGGFPLLPIMEDFQFIRNLKQQGKIRLAPGKALTSARRWEKLGVIKTTLINQMVIIGYFLRIPPTELRQWYGDSHIFFQAIAINLIRMITDPYHRKNRKQEASKKNNKN
- a CDS encoding DUF4870 domain-containing protein — its product is MNVTTEEQRKLLSIVCHGSSLLTSTVMSIAVPILILVLVDDEIVKENAKEAINFQLNILILFLVSLLLMLVAVGFILVFIVLFASFLFPILAMVRVSNHPNQVYRYGLKKYV